One Perca flavescens isolate YP-PL-M2 chromosome 14, PFLA_1.0, whole genome shotgun sequence genomic window carries:
- the naxe gene encoding NAD(P)H-hydrate epimerase, whose product MLSVRTLFGIGFLVTSRATAVLAQTGTCPLSAAANNHKKDCFSSRPASTMAQTMKYLGQEEAQHIDEELFSEYGFSVDQLMELAGLSCATAIARAYPLTSLVKARPSLLVICGPGNNGGDGLVCARHLKLFGYEPTILYPKRPNKPLFQGLTTQCQKMEIPFLTDMPEAKVIDEAYNLVIDAIFGFSFKGAVREPFGSILDVLKKTTAPIASIDIPSGWDVEQGSADGLQPDMLISLTAPKKSASLFRGRYHFLGGRFVPPGLERKYQLNLPQYPGLDCVLQL is encoded by the exons ATGTTGAGTGTGCGGACTCTGTTTGGGATCGGCTTCCTGGTCACCTCAAGGGCCACGGCAGTCCTCGCTCAGACAGGGACATGTCCGCTGTCCGCTGCAGCTAACAACCACAAGAAGGACTGTTTCAGTAGCAGACCAGCATCCACCATGGCCCAAACAATGAAATATCTTGG GCAGGAGGAGGCACAACACATTGATGAGGAGCTCTTCAGTGAGTACGGCTTCAGTGTGGACCAGCTGATGGAGCTGGCTGGACTCAGCTGTGCCACAGCCATTGCCAGG GCGTATCCACTGACTTCCCTGGTCAAGGCCAGACCTTCTCTGCTGGTGATTTGTGGACCAGGTAACAACGGAGGTGATGGCCTGGTCTGTGCCCGACATCTTAAACTCTTT GGTTATGAGCCTACCATCTTGTACCCGAAGAGGCCAAACAAACCTCTGTTCCAGGGCCTGACCACACAGTGCCAGAAAATGGAGATCCCCTTCCTGACTGATATGCCTGAG GCTAAAGTGATTGACGAGGCTTACAACCTGGTGATTGATGCCATCTTTGGCTTCAGCTTTAAGGGGGCTGTGCGAGAGCCTTTTGGTTCCATCCTAGACGTGCTGAAGAAGACGACAGCCCCCATAGCCAGCATCGACATCCCCTCAG gttggGATGTGGAGCAGGGCAGTGCAGATGGCCTGCAGCCCGACATGCTCATCTCTCTCACTGCTCCCAAGAAGTCTGCCTCCTTGTTCCGAGGACGATACCACTTCCTGGGAGGCCGGTTTGTGCCACCGGGCCTAGAGAGGAAGTACCAGCTCAACCTGCCTCAGTACCCCGGCCTGGACTGTGTGTTACAACTGTAG